Proteins found in one Quercus robur chromosome 2, dhQueRobu3.1, whole genome shotgun sequence genomic segment:
- the LOC126712413 gene encoding uncharacterized protein LOC126712413: MKTFTTHKFLTIFSLLIFLFSSLFPSQSLSPAGTILRTTKQQVLASLQPSHETTPTSSSSQLFLTSPSGQYAAYLLRETSNGAGGFGSEFCYIRVQESSVIIWVSKCASISNINTCSLVFSDVGLEIFDGSRSAWDTKANGKLLKTLNLLDSGDMQIRDKDGKLVWKASDNPIINQNCGSQPSSSFNQPFSSTNQPLSGFNQPFSSTNQPLSGFNQPFSSQNQPFGTNNQQGLVGNTPFGNGVSRKKPFMGGVVLASLIITFGFIV, translated from the coding sequence ATGAAGACCTTCACGACCCACAAATTTCTCaccattttctctcttcttatcttcctcttttcctctttgtttcCTTCTCAATCTTTGTCCCCTGCAGGTACAATTCTAAGAACCACAAAACAACAAGTCCTAGCCAGCCTCCAACCGAGTCATGAAACCACACCAACATCTAGCTCATCCCAGCTTTTCCTCACTTCCCCTTCAGGACAATATGCGGCCTATCTCCTAAGAGAAACATCCAATGGTGCTGGAGGCTTTGGAAGTGAATTTTGTTACATCCGAGTCCAAGAAAGCAGTGTGATTATTTGGGTATCCAAATGTGCTTCTATAAGCAACATTAACACATGCAGCCTAGTTTTTTCAGATGTGGGACTTGAAATATTTGATGGGAGTCGATCTGCATGGGACACAAAGGCCAATGGGAAGCTTTTGAAGACATTGAATTTGCTTGATTCTGGGGACATGCAGATAAGAGACAAAGATGGGAAGCTTGTGTGGAAGGCAAGTGATAATCCTATTATTAATCAAAACTGCGGGTCCCAGCCTTCATCAAGCTTTAATCAGCCATTTTCTTCTACCAATCAGCCTTTATCAGGGTTTAACCAGCCATTTTCTTCTACCAATCAGCCTTTATCAGGGTTTAATCAGCCATTTTCATCTCAAAATCAGCCTTTTGGGACTAATAACCAGCAAGGTTTAGTGGGCAACACACCTTTTGGTAATGGGGTTTCAAGAAAAAAACCATTCATGGGAGGAGTTGTTTTAGCTTCTCTGATAATTACGTTTGGTTTTATTGTTTAG